The following nucleotide sequence is from Leucoraja erinacea ecotype New England chromosome 2, Leri_hhj_1, whole genome shotgun sequence.
AACAGAGAACGGGGTAACATAATTGGATGAGAACAAGAAGTAGAATATACCATAAATGTATTGAAAGACAGACCCAAGCTCATGGGGCCCATCTGGTCTCCTGTCGCAAATATTACTTGTATTCGTAAAAATAGgttgttattggtttattattgtcatagacAGTGGAAATCTTTGTTGCGTGTAGACTATCTGGAGACATCATACTGTAGATGAGTACATCAGGTATTGCAAGTGAAAATAAACAGTGCATAATACAATGTAACAGCTACAGAGTCAGTACAGATTTTAACATAATGCAAGAACcataatgaggtagattgggagatcaggaattCACCCAAAGCAGATGAGAGGTTTGTTCAAgtgtctgataacagcagagGGTGGGGGAAGATGTTCCTAAATCTGGTAGTACGTGCcttcaagcttttgtatattctgcctgccgagagggagagggaagaagagggaatgactggagtgtgattatccttgattatgttggctgctttcccaaggtagTGTCAATAGTAGGTGGTGGAGTCAATTAGTTGGGGGTGAAGGGAGGTGGGGATGAATTGGGCTCTGCAttgctctgcaatttcttgcagtcttgtgcAGAGCAGTTGTCATTATCAGATTGTGATGCATCTGGATAAGATGCTTTCTTTGGTGCCTCCAATTTACAGATTTACAAAAACATAATGGTAGTGTGGATACAAAAAAGGTTGTCAAAGGCTACCGCAGGGTGTCGATCATCAGTTGTAAAGTTGGACGGAGAATTAGCAGTTGTAACTTAATCCTGACAAGTGCAAGCtgatacattttgggaagtcaaacaggGTAGAACATATTGAATTAATGGTAGGGCACTGAGGCATATTAATGAATAAGGAAACCTAAGAGTACAAGtcaatagctccctgaaagtggcaatacagaGCAATAAGGTGgggaagaaggcatatggtacatGTCACAACATAGAATATAGAGTGTGATATTATGCTGCAATTTACAAAGCAATTGTTAAGTGactcttggaatattgtgtgcaatctggtcaccacattataggATGTGATCACACTGGAGATAGCGCAGAAGAAATTCATCAGGATGCAGaaaaaaggaacttcagatgctggttcacaaaaaaagacacaaagtgctggagtaactcagcaggtcaggcagcatctgtggtgaactgggataggtgatgttttgggtcaggacctgaagcatcacctatccgtattctccagagatgctgactgagctgctgagttacttcaacactttgtgtcctttttcaccagaatgttgccatGGATTGGCAGACTTTAGTCATGGGAAGAGATTGGATAACGtgcttggagcaaaggaggctgaggatgACCTGAAAGTATATaagattataagaggcatagatgcgGTAGATAATTAAAATTTGTTTCCCATGAAAAGGAAGatgcctagttttaaggtgagaggtagaCGGGGTTAAAGGGGATCTGAAGGGCAGGTTTTGCTCAttgagagtggttgatatctggaacatgcAGCCAGAGAAGGTGGAGGAATTGGATGCAATCTTAATGTCAGCAAATGGGATTTAATGGGCAAAAAGGTCAGTTtctacatggtgggccaaagggctgcttTCTGTGATGTACACCTCTATGAATCTATATCTCTAATAACTCTTTAGTTTGACTGGATTTCTCTCAGCTACACCTTCAAAATCAAATTTTCGCAAAAGGCACTCAAAACCAAAAAGCATTACATCTCAAATtgaaatgcaatcaaatatgggAAGGTTCGAAAAAGACAACCTCTTTTGGGAATTTCTGATGAATGCCACTTGGGCAAGCAAATATTATTTACTTTGAATTACTGAAGTAGGATGGAATGTCATCTTTCCTTAATTAAATGTTGAATTAGGTGGGGAAGACAGTCAAGGTGGAAACGTCAAAGACCaggggacatagttttaaggtgaaacgggcaaagtttaaagaagattagtgagcaagatttttacacagtgagagataggtgcctggaaagcactgccgaggatgatggtggaagtagatacgattgtgacgtttaagaggcttttagatacgaTAGAGAAGtttgaaaggcacatggatatgcagggagtagacgtatatggatcacgtgcaggctgaggagattagtttatcttggcagttTATTTGGCAaagatattgtgggcagaagggcctcttcctgagCTTCCTAAGTGCTAATGTTAACTTTAAATTGCCTTTTCAAACAAAAAATTGAGTATCTCTTCTGATCTATAGATTGAAGCCCGAGTCACGGCGGTGGAGTGACAGGTCTGCCTCACCGTGGTCCCGATCCTGGTCACATGATGGGTACTATTCAGACGACCGAAGGAGGAGAAAGTCCAGCCACTATAAGAGACATAAAAAGGAGAGGCGGAAAATCAAAGCAAAGAAAAAATCCAAGAAACAGAAGCATTCCAAAAGGCAGAGAGGCCACAAACACAAAGCGAAGGAGATCCCTGTACCGTCAGAATCTGTTCGCTCATCAAGCTTCAAGACAAAGTCTTCACTTGAGCATGAAAAGAAATCGCCGTTGACAGCTTCTTCACGGCACTCTTCAGAAAAAGTATGGTCTGGATCTTCTAGCCATCTATCTTCTTCAACCAGTACAGTATCACGGTCCTATTCCAGATCAAAGTCGAGGTCCAGGTCGAGATCAAGGTCTAATTCTAGGACTAGGACCAGATCTAGGTCTAGATCTAGGACCAGGTCTAGGTCCAGTTCCAGATCAAGGTCCCGATCCAGATCCAGTTCGACCTCTGTATCATCTAGAAGTAGATCCACATCTCGATCAAGTTCCAAATCCAAGCACAAACGGAGGAGACGTTCCAGATCACATTATGAACATCCGAACCAGAAGAAACTTGAAACGTCAAGGGTAGGTTCAAAAGAAAATGAGAAAGTTGTTGCCCATACAGCTACAGTTGAAGCTGTCCCTGCCGTCCCATTAAGTGAGAGTCCTCCACCTTCAAGGTGGCGGCCAGGACAGAAGCCTTGGAAACCTTCTTATGTTCGAATACAGGAAGCCCAGGCAAAGCTCAGTGAAACAACACCTACACTGAGCAGTAGAGATTCCAAATGCTCCAGAGAAGATGACCTGTCTCCATCTTTACATAAACAGCATCGCAATTCAGAAACGAGAAGGCATTACAATTCCGACCGCGAAAGCAATCATAGTTCAACTTCAGGCTACCAGAAGAGTTCAAGGAGTAAAAGCTTTAGTTCCAGGTCAAGGACTCGATCCTCTTCTGGGTCAAGGAGCCGGTCTAGTTCAAGGTCGCGGTCTGTGACTAAATCCCCATATCGTGAGTCCTCTTACTCCAAATCTTCCACTCGTTCATACGAGTCTGAAGAAGCTGCTTTGGCCAGCAGTGAAGAGAAGCGTGGAAAAACTAAAAAGAAAAACTCCTCGTCGAACAAGCAACAGAAAGAGCAGCCAGCGAGCTTGGCAGCCAACACCGCAAACAAAGAGCCTAGCACGGCAAAGAAACATGAAAGCATTGGGCGCAGTGTGTCATCCTCACATTGTTCAAGCGAGAGTGATTCGGACGAGtataagagagaaaagggaaaatCAGAATCAAAGAAGATCGGTGTGAAAGAGAACTCTAAGACAGAATTGCCCAAAAAAAATGGCAGCAGCAAAAAATCGGAAGGAAAGTGTGACCGTTCCAGCAAAAGTTCTACCAAGGATCATTTGAATGCGAAGACGAGCTCATCCCTTGATCAGGTACAGAAGCCGAGGAAGAAATCTGCAGGGAACAAATCCGCAGAGAGAAAATCAACCTTGGCGTCTCACAGTAAAGGTGAAAAAAGTGCAAAGAAAGTGCCCAAGAAAGCAAAGTTGAGATCTGatactgaaactgaactgagtcGGGGCAGTAAAGTGCAGTCTGGCTCCACTTCGGAAGAGGGAGAAGTGATTCAGAAATCTGATGCGGGGGAAAGCGAAGGGAAGGCAGCCGGAAGAGGAACAAATTCAAGGGGACCCGAGGTTTGCAATGCCAAGTCTTCTGCGTCATCAGGCTCCGAAGGGGCCAGCAAGCATCCGTCGGGCAGAAAAGCCACTGCTTCCAGCAGCTCCTCAGGAACGGCGAGCGAGAACGAAAAGAGGCGAAAGAAGAAGGTGAAGCACAAGCTGAAAAGCAAGAAAAAGTCAAAATCCAAGAGCTCAAAGTTCAAGAAGAAAAGCGAGAAGAGAAAGATCAAAAAAGTGCAAAAAGCAAAAGAAAAATTCCACTGGCAGCCTCCATTGGAGTTCggggaagaggaagaagaggagtcAAAAACTGATGGGCCTGCCACATTCGACGGTAAATCTAAAGTCAGGAGTACACAGCCCAAAGTGGGAAGCCATGACACAGAAGCCAGTGCAGTAAACTGCGCTGCCTCAGTAAAGGTCTGCCAGCCAGTCAAGGAGAACGCAGAACCAGGTGAGTCGCCCCCCGTTACCTCGAGTCATAGAAAAGAAGTGGAATCGAAACAGAAGGGCGACTCGGTGAAGGCTGAAGGGGCAGGAGCAAAAGCTCTCGGAACTGCAGCGAAAGTCAGGATCCCGCACCAGAATATCAGGAGCTCCACGCCGGAGGAATGCCCTTCCATCTCTGCAGCACAGAAAGACAGCGAGGATGCCACGCACGCTGGAGCTGGCGACTGCAAAGGGGCGAAGGGCACAGGAGGCAAATCGGAAAGTAGCACATCAGCAGAGAAAGCTGAACAGAGGAAGAACGGAAAGGACATTGCCGAATCTGCCCAGCCTCCCGAAATCAATGGGAATGCGACAGAAAGTACCACAAAGACAGAGAATGAAGTGGCAGACAGTAATAAATGGAAGCCTCTGAAAGTATTACCAAATGTTGCAACTGCCAGCCCTGGAGTTAACGCGGAAGTTAAAGTGGAAGCTGCGGAATCCGATAGCAAACCCCAGGGACTGAAAATAGAAatcaaaagtaaaaataaagtGAAACCTGGCTCTCTCTTCGATGAAGTGCGCCGCACGGCACGGTTAAACCAAAGGCAGAGGAACACAGAAACATCAAGCGAGGAGGACTCGCTGTCGAGGGAGAGCAACAGCAGGTCCCGGAGTCAAAGTACTTCACGTGGTCACTACAGGTCCAGCTCCCGGGACACAACACATTCCCGAACAAGGTCTCGGTCAAGCAGTAGGTCAAGGAGTGGCTCGAGAAGTTACAGTTCTTCTTACAGGTAGGTGTGCTCCATATTGACTGCGGATTGGATTGTGCTGTCAGATTGTAATCTTTCTCAATGGTTCTTATCTTACAGTAAACAAAtgatgaggggtgactttatagaggtatataaattgCTGAGGGGCATacaaagggtgaatgcacagtccctttcccagagggcataggtttaaggtgagaggtgaaagatttaatgggaacctgaaggggaacattttcacagagggtgatgggtatatggaatgagctgccagaggagttagttgagctCGGTATAATAAGAAAATCCAAaggagatttggacaggtacatggataggaaaggctaagGGTGACAAGGGGCAAACACGGGCAAATAGGTTATCTtaatcagcatggatgagttgagccaaagggcctgtttctgtgctgtttgactctgaTTCTATTTAGTTCATTTTCAATAACAATTTTTTTCTACCACTAGAACGTATACTCATGTCATAAGATTCCATAAGGAATGACACAGTAGTGCAACTGGTAGAGATACTTCCTTAcggggccagagacctgggttcgaccctgatctcggggtgctgtctatgtgtgcagtttgcacgttctccctgtgaccgtgtgggtttccttccgcatcccaatgacgtgcgggtttgtaggttaattggtctccgaattgcccctagtgtgtagggagtggatgggaaaatgtgataacatagaactaatgtgaatgggtgatcagtagttggcgtggactcgatgggatgaagcacctgtttccgtgctgtatctctaaaaaatgtGGAATGTTTCAGATGCACTTTATAAAAAACAGTATTTTTGATTGTCATATTGTACTAGAActagaacaatgaaatgcttactaaCAGCAGCATAATGTGCCCTTAAACAGAATCCACACATATAATATGTAATGACacaaaaaattcaataaattaataaccacaatattgCGGAAAATGAGAGcttagccagggtggtgtgggtccttgatattggctgcctttttgaggcagtacctCCTATAGGTCCCTTCAGTGGTTGGGAGATCAGTAACTGTGAAGGACCAGGCAGGGGTCAGCCCAtcactggaaggatgtggaggctttggagaggatgcagaagaggtttaccaagacgctgcctggattagaggtatTAACAtgtaggagaggttggacaaacttgattttttttctctagtGCGTCAGCagttaaggggagacctgatagaagcacatAGAATTGTGTGAGGCATTGACTgggttgactttagagatacagcgcggaaacaggcccttcggctcagcgagttcatgccgaccagtgatcactgtacactaacactatcctacacactagcgacaatttacaattttacaatagccgattaacctacaaacctttacgtcatTGGAATGACTAGACAGTCAGAATTTGTTTCCCcgatgtggaaatgtcaaagacgagaggccATGGCTTTCAGATGAGACAGGCAAAGCTGAaagaaatgtgcagggcaagattttgtggtggtggtggtggaaggagatACGATAGTTGCTTATAAAGGGCAtttaggtaggtacatggatatgcagggaaaggagggctATGGCTTGCAcgcatgcagaagagattcatttgacatcatgttcggcatagacattgtgagcaGAAAGgtacgttcctgtgctgtattgttctatgttctataaagaAACTGTCATGCAAATTGTACTTTTTCTGCTATTTTCTTTCCTACCTTTTTAAGTATCTCTTCTTTCTTGCTCTTGTATTTTAGAATTAAGGGAACCCTTTATGATTTTCTGGAACATAATCTTTCCATTGTTATAGTCGTAGAATCATattgagcagaaacaggcccttcagcccaactcattcatgtccATCAAGATGACCATGCAAGCTAtttgcatttgcctgcatttaacccATATACCCCGAAACGTCCtgcccatgtatctgtccaaatatcttttagctctttctctggcagcttagtCCATGGACGTACCATGTAGTTTTATTTTACCTCACCGCAGGACCCAGCAATCTTACTGTCAAGTACATCGGTATTGCTGGCAAGTTAAATATCTACAGTGGATAAAATGGTATCCTGTGGTAATTTGAAACTGTGCGCTCAATATTATGATTAATTCTAGGTCACGGAGTTACAGCAGAACTAGAAGCAGACGAAGACACAGCAGAGATCACTCAAGTCACAGCAGTTCCTACAGAAGCTATAGAAGCCATAGGTAACCTAATTTAAATTGGCATTTCTAAATGGCATCAGCCTTTAATACCCACAGCCATATTGCAGAGATATGCTTGATCAGTTCCAAAATGAATATCATTTAAAATGCTTTTATTTTGAAGAGTTGTCACCGATAATAATGGTGATTTGATtgcacagggtcttttacccGAGGTAGAGGAATGaaaaaccataggtttaaggtgcgagaggaaagattcaataggaaccagaAGGGTAACTTTGCCACCCAGAGTGGTGattgtatagaacgagctgtcagaggaggtagttgaggcaggtactataacagtattgagaagacacaaaatgctggagtaattcaagagataggagacagcatctctgcagaacacggATTGCTGATGTCAATCATTGCCGCCAGAACTGTACCTTACCTGAAATCTTCAGtttcgctgaagaagggtcccaacccgaaatgccacttaaccttgttctccagtgatacagcctgacccaatgagttactccaacattttttgtctctcgttggtaaaccagcatctgtagttccatgtttcagcatttaaaagacatttggacaggtacacggataggaaaggataGAGGAACATGGCAGAGACGTGGGCAAACGGGAccagtgtacatggggcatcttggttggcttagacgagttgggccaaagggcctgtttcaatgctgtatgattctatgactctaaaatacAATGTTTCAGAATATCTTGATTTACAGGGTAACTTCTTCATTTCATTCTGAAACTTGGTGGTATCCGAGTCAGACTGGAATTGGAGGAGTGTGCCCTGTGTCTGATTACAGTGATTATCCAGAATCACAAAGTTTTGCTTCATTTATGCAAAGCCTTGATAGAGCTTCTCACTGGTGAACTGCATGCAGGGTTTCCTACTCCACTTTTATTAATCTATGGATCTGAAATGCGTCAAGAGTCACAAGTATCTTATAGTCCTACGTCCCGaaacgaaacaatgaaattcttacttgtagcagcacaacagaatatgtaaacatagtactctgtaaacaccataataaacacaaaacagtcatgtgtgtgtatatgtgtgtgtgtatatatgtatgtaatatatatatatatatgtgtgtgtgtgtgtatatatgtatgtatatacagtgctctccataatgtttgggacagacccatcatttatgtatttgcctctgtacttcacaatttgagatttgtactagaaaaaaaatcacatgtggttaaagtgcacattgttagattttattaaagggtatttttatacattttggtttcaccatgtagaaattacagctgtgtttatacatagtccccccatttcagggcaccatcatgtttgggacacatagcttcacaggtgtttgtaattgctcaggtgtgtttatttgcgtccttaatgcaggtataagagagctctcagcacctagtctttcctccagtctttccatcacctttggaaacttttattgctttatcaacatgaggaccaaagttgtgcctatcagtcaaataagccattatgagaatgagaaacaagaataaaactgttagagtcatcagccaaaccttaggcttaataaaatcaattgtttggaacatcattaagaagaaagagagcactggtgagcttactgatcacaaagggactggcaggccaaggaagaccttcacagctgatgcagaataattctctctataaataaagaaaaatggcctttattaaaatatgactgtgcactttaaacacatgtgatttatttatattacaaatctgaaattgtggagtacagaggcaaataaataaatgatgggtctttgtcccaaacattatggagggcactgttggtttaaggtgagagaggaagaagatgtaataggaatctgaggggcagtcTTTCATACAGGGGGTGGTGGATATattgaacgtgctgccagggaaggtagttgaggcaggtaatataacatttaaaagatattttaacaggtacgtggattggaaaagtttagagggatatggactaaatgcgggcaggtgagactagcatagatggggcatcttggttgacatgggcaagttgggccgaagggcctgtttgcgtgctgtatgactctctacgATCCATGGCTAAAACTCACACCTACAAACCGTTAAAATGTAATAGattttttagaacatagaacggtataGCACAGGAATAGACGAGTACTATGGTCACCATGGTGGGCCGTAGGGAATAATTCTGTGATGTACAACGTTATGAACATTTCATTcaaaataaagtatcattcattcgaAATATAACTGCATTCTCAAGTTAATCTATTGACATTTTTTCTGCACTGAAGTGCAATCCATTGTTGGTCCAGTTTTACAAAATGTAGTGCAAATTTGAAACGGGCTTAGCGAACTGATTGCTATGACAAAATTATCCTCCACCAATGCCAATTATTGGACAGGCTGATGAGGGATCTCATCATTCCTGTACAGCAATTTACAGCTTCTTAATTGAGTCCAGCGCGTTGGCTTAAAAATGAATTCCAGGAAAACATATTCCAGTCGCTGAATGCTCTGTGTAAAGAAATGTATACCTGTATTTGTTATAAGCTTGATTTGTTAGTCATGGATGGGTGTGCAGCCACTTTGTGCTTggaggtggaggtagatatgatagtgggattGAAGAgaattttggatagacacaaggatatgcagggaatggagggttgtggattatgtgaaggtagataaatgatcgtcttggcaacatgtttggcacagatattggtggctgaagtgcttgttcttgtgctgtactgttctatggtctatatgAAAGTATTGCCCACATTCACCTACCTACTTCATTCCATTACATCGTAGtcacactgtgtggaaacagggtctttggcccaagttgcccacaccaaCCCACGTGTCccttcaacactagtcccacctacctgcatttggcccatatgcctctaaacctacctgcctaaatgtttcttaaatgttgcaataggtacctgctgcaactacctcctaagtcagctcgttccataaacccaccacgctttgtgtgaaaattttaccccttaggttcctgttaaatctttcccccctcaccataaatccatgtcctgtggttctcgattcccctactctgggcaagacactctgtgcGTCTAACCTAATCTATTCCAATCATGATTCCTTTCAGATCAACCAAGGGAAATTCCTGTGTTGGATACTGATATTTCCTCTTTTGAACACTGAAATTTCTTGCTATATTTATTTACGCTTTTCAATTTTCTCCAGCACCAGGGGCAAGTTAATTGCTCTCACTAGCAATGAACCATGATATCGAACACAGAAATAAGAATGTTATTCAGCCCTTAAGTCTGTTTGTATAGCCATTTACGTCATAGctgagaacacaaagtgctggagaaactcagtgggtccggcagcaactttggaggacatggatgggtaatgtttcgggtcgggaaccttcttcagacccttcttcagtcatgctgcctgacctgctgagttactccagcacttcatattctactcacgattccaacatctgcagttccttgtgtctaagtcATGATTGATGCACACTTGAACTGCCAAGGGTCCACACCCCTTGAAAGCCACAATTCCTCAAGCTACTGCAATCTTTAGGCGAGCGATTCCAAATTTGTACTCTCTGTATGTAAACAAACATCCTGGCTCTCCTCCAAATTGCTCCGACACTAATTTTAAGAATATGCCATCCTATTCTTAATTGATAGGGTGGTGGAAATACAGTTAAAGGTAATTTGCACTGATTTAATAAACATTGGAAGTAAAAATAATTTGTAGGGCCTGCAGAAAATAGATTGCAATAGCAGATCAACAatgatgccattcagcccatcaagtccactcctccattcaatcatggctgatctactttcccctctcaaacccattctcctgtatcatagaaacatagaaacatagaaaataggtgcaggagtaggccattcggcccttcgagcctgcaccgccattcaatatgatcatggctgatcatccaactcagtatcctgtacctgacctctccataccccctgacccctttagccacaagggccacatctaactccctcttaaatatagccaatgaactggcctcaactaccttctgtggcagagaattccagcgattctgtgaaaaatgttctcctcatctaggtcctaaaagatttcccccttatccttaaactgtgatcccttgttctggacttcccccaacatcgggaacaatcttcctgcatctagcctgtccaaccccttaagaattttgtaagtttctataagatcccacctcaatcttctaaattctagcgagtacaaaccgagtctatccagtctttcttcatatgaaagtcctgacatcccattaaTCTcgttaatctttgacacccttacgaatcaagaacctataaacctccactttaaaaatgacTGGGCCTCCACCCCAACAGTGTcagttaattccacagatttaccacccctcCCGgtgaagacattcctcctcatctccattctaaaggcacctccttttattct
It contains:
- the nktr gene encoding NK-tumor recognition protein isoform X4, with the protein product MGVKNRPQCYFDVEINRAPVGRIVFELFSDVCPKTCKNFHFLCTGEKGLGKKTRKQLCYKGSTFHRIVKEFMIQGGDFSEGNGRGGESIYGGYFEDENFVLKHDREFLLSMANRGRDTNGSQFFITTKPAPHLDGVHVVFGQVITGFDAIKEIENLKTDAASRPYADVRIIDCGEFVPKSASHVTERKRKVAISYSSHESATSSGSSTSSDSESETEEEREKRRKRKRKMKTKHSKRRREAKSKKRKLSTSQKSSHNGVGEEDEKDKDLNPKRHKLSVRLEEIPVVPENRFLLRRDVPKPETQQKLQEPPATVSDQKPVVSKSGRKIKGRGTMRYRTPSKSRSHSESEQDKETSETPPHWKEEMQRVRTYRAASLEKWTKGDKLKPESRRWSDRSASPWSRSWSHDGYYSDDRRRRKSSHYKRHKKERRKIKAKKKSKKQKHSKRQRGHKHKAKEIPVPSESVRSSSFKTKSSLEHEKKSPLTASSRHSSEKVWSGSSSHLSSSTSTVSRSYSRSKSRSRSRSRSNSRTRTRSRSRSRTRSRSSSRSRSRSRSSSTSVSSRSRSTSRSSSKSKHKRRRRSRSHYEHPNQKKLETSRVGSKENEKVVAHTATVEAVPAVPLSESPPPSRWRPGQKPWKPSYVRIQEAQAKLSETTPTLSSRDSKCSREDDLSPSLHKQHRNSETRRHYNSDRESNHSSTSGYQKSSRSKSFSSRSRTRSSSGSRSRSSSRSRSVTKSPYRESSYSKSSTRSYESEEAALASSEEKRGKTKKKNSSSNKQQKEQPASLAANTANKEPSTAKKHESIGRSVSSSHCSSESDSDEYKREKGKSESKKIGVKENSKTELPKKNGSSKKSEGKCDRSSKSSTKDHLNAKTSSSLDQVQKPRKKSAGNKSAERKSTLASHSKGEKSAKKVPKKAKLRSDTETELSRGSKVQSGSTSEEGEVIQKSDAGESEGKAAGRGTNSRGPEVCNAKSSASSGSEGASKHPSGRKATASSSSSGTASENEKRRKKKVKHKLKSKKKSKSKSSKFKKKSEKRKIKKVQKAKEKFHWQPPLEFGEEEEEESKTDGPATFDGKSKVRSTQPKVGSHDTEASAVNCAASVKVCQPVKENAEPGESPPVTSSHRKEVESKQKGDSVKAEGAGAKALGTAAKVRIPHQNIRSSTPEECPSISAAQKDSEDATHAGAGDCKGAKGTGGKSESSTSAEKAEQRKNGKDIAESAQPPEINGNATESTTKTENEVADSNKWKPLKVLPNVATASPGVNAEVKVEAAESDSKPQGLKIEIKSKNKVKPGSLFDEVRRTARLNQRQRNTETSSEEDSLSRESNSRSRSQSTSRGHYRSSSRDTTHSRTRSRSSSRSRSGSRSYSSSYSRTYSRSRTRSPSSSRHRRSRSDSYDSYDSRSRSRTRSRSYHKSRRSRSRDRSYRSYRSYSRSDRSYSRHRSHSESSRYS